The Aspergillus flavus chromosome 6, complete sequence nucleotide sequence TGCTGGCGATTCCTATCACCAGGGATCTCATTACAGTTGTCTTCCGGAACACTGTCGGTTTGCTAAACCTGATCGGTTTCTTGTTCATGATCACATTTATTGCCTCTATTTTTGCAACTCAGCTTTTTCGAGGCTCAATccctgaagatgaagacgtTGATATCAATTTCAACAACATATATAACTCGTTTCTTGGGATGTATCAGATATTATCCAGCGAGAATTGGACGGAGATTTTGTACAACCTAACTACATACACTTACCCCTACAGTACAGCCTGGATATCCGcgaccttcttgatcttgtgGTTTATTGTGGCCAACTTCATCGTTCTGAACATGTTCATTGCCGTCATCCAAGAAAGCTTTGATGTatcagaagatgagaaacgACTCCAGCAAGTACGGGCATTCTTGAAGCAGAAGCACCTCAATGGATCTTCACAAGGAAATCTATCCCTTTCAAAAATTCTTCGGTTGGGCCGGAATTCAGACCGTTACAAGGAGCCACTAGACTATGGTCCGGCGGCACTAGAAATGTTGTTAAAGGACGCTGTTGTGCAGGAGTTCCTCGACGAGCAGCATGCGCCTGCCGAACATCAACGGGGAGAAAGTGGACCTGCGGAAACAACAACGACAGAAGAAACGGGTCAGCCTGGCATATTCTCGCGCATGTGGACTGCCATCTCCACGTCAATCATGCGTAAAGAGCCGAATCCTTTCTATACTAACTTGAATAAATATTCTCGGGCAAATGAAGAGCTAGATCCGAGGGAAATGGCTAAGGAAGTCGTATCGGCCACTGAACAAAGGAAGCGAGCACAGAGGGAGTATCTCATGAGGCACCCGAACTACAACAAATCTCTATTCATATTTGCGCCAGATAACCCTATCCGAAGGTTATGCCAACGCATTGTGGGACCTGGGCGTGGTCACCAGCGCATCGAAGGTGTGGACCCTTATAAACCGGTTTGGTATGCATTCTCTGCGTTCGTCTATGCAGCCATTATTGCTATGGTTCTTATAGCTTGCATAACCACACCAATTTATCAACGTGAGAACTATCCTACAAGAAGACTATGGTTCGTTTATACCGATATGGGTTTTGCGATCTTGTTCACACTTGAAGCCCTTATCAAGGTTATCGCAGATGGGTTTTTCTGGACACCAAACGCTTACTTCCGCGGTTCATGGGGGTTTATTGATGGGGTTGTGCTTATCACCCTTTGGATCAACGTTGGGGGTGCAATGTTTGAAGATTGGGCTGTCTCGCGATCTGTCGGAGCTGTCAAAGCCCTTAGGGCGCTTAGACTGTTGAACGTTAGCGACAGTGCCAAAGATACATTCCATTCAGTTATTATAGTGGGTGGATGGAAGGTCATAGAGGCAGCTGCTGTTTCGATGAGCTTTTTGATACCATTCGCTATATACGGTGTCAATTTGTTTGCCGGTCAAATGATTACGTGCAACGATGACAACGTGACAGGTAGTTTGGATGAGTGTATCAATGAGTATTCTAGCTCACCGTACAATTGGGAAGTACTCGCACCTCGGGCCGCATCGAACCCGTTCTATGACTTTGACAATTTCTTCGACTCTCTCTTTATCCTCTTCCAAATTGTGTCTCAAGAAGGATGGACGGATGTGCAGGCAAAAGCAATGAGTATCACTGGGGTCGGCATGCAGCCGCAGAGTTCGACTGCTCCGGAGAACGGGCTTTTCTTCGTTGTGTTCAACTTGCTTGGTGCAGTTTTTGTGTTGACGCTTTTCGTATCTGTCTTCATGCGGAACTACACAGAGCAGACTGGTGTTGCGTATCTTACTGCCGAGCAACGATCTTGGCTGGAGTTGAGGAAACTTCTCAAGCAGGTATCTCCCTCCAAGCGCTCGTTTGATAAAAAGAGCCACAAGTGGAAGATGTGGTGTTATCGGATCGCCGTTAAGAAACATGGGCGATGGGCAAGATGTGTGTCCACGATTCTTGTGCTTCATATTCTATTGCTGGTTTTGGAATACTACCCGGAGCCCTTTATCTTCGAGTTTTGCAGAGGTGAGTGGCTTGGCGCGATGTCTGGAAAACCCCTTTACATTACTGACTTGAGGCCTGTCTTGCAGAGGTAttgtttctcatcttcaactttTTCTACGCCGCGAATCTCATCATCCGGCTGTTCGGACTGGGTTGGCATCGATTCAGTAGAAGCTCCTGGGACCTTTATTCGTTGCTTGTCATCCCCGGTACCATCGTGATGACAATACTGAATTTTTTGTCAGACCGGCAAGTCATCGTGGAGCTAAGCAAGCTCTTCCTTGTAGCCGTTACCCTCTTGATTATACCAAGGAACAACCAACTAGATCAACTTTTCAAGACAGCCGCGGCTAGTTTGACGGCAATTGGTAACCTCCTTGCGACGTGGTTggtccttttccttgtcttcgCGATTGCGATGAACCAAACATTTGGTCTCACCAAGTTCGGCGGAGAGGaaaacaacaatatcaatTTTCGGGATATCCCAAGGTCGCTCATCCTGCTCTTCCGAATGAGCTGCGGCGAGGGATGGAATCAAGTTATGGAAGATTTTGCCACAATGGTACCTCCGATCTGTACGACTAACGACGACTTCTTACACGATGACTGTGGCAGTGCGGCATGGGCTCGAACGCTTTTCATTGCGTGGAACATTATTAGCATGTATATATTCGTCTCGTTGTTCGTGTCGCTGATCTTTGAGAGCTTCTCCTATGTGTATCAGAGAAGCAGCGGGCTCTATGCAATCAGTCGTGAAGAAATTCGCCGCTTCAAGCAAGCCTGGGCGACGTATGACCCTGATGGGACCGGGTATATTTCAAAAGAGCAATTCCCACGACTACTAGGGGTAAGTTATCTGTCTTTTGCCCCCTTCATTCTATGAATCTCCTACACGTCTCATGTTATGACTCGGTAAAATCACTAAACGGTTTGCAGGAGCTCTCGGGCGTTTTTTCGATGCGTATATATGACGATGAATTCACAATCGGGCGCATCTTGGAGGAATGTAGAGTCGATAGAAGAGACTCACTGATCGCACACCGAAGGGTAGTCGACGGGGTAGACCTTGAGAAGATGGCTAAGATTCTGCGACGTATTCCGGTTGACGATGTCCGTGAGCGGCGGCAACGACTCAACACTTTCTATGAAGAAGTCAAGGTTTCTGCGGATCCCGTGCGTGGCATCTCATTCCACTCGTGCCTTATGATTCTCGCACATTACAATGTGATCAACGACAgcaagagcttgaagcttGAAGAGTTCTTGCGCCGACGAGCGAGACTCCAACGCGTCGAGGAAGCGGTTCGTCGACAGACGGTCATTGGGTTCTTTGACACCCTCTACTGGTCTCGGGAATTCCGCCGACAAGTCGAGCGTAGTCGATCTGCTCGGATGACCGCGGTGCCGAACTTCACAGTGCCGGAGATTTTTGTGGACGATGGCTCCCAGGACGACCATCCCCACGAAGAGGTAAGGGCGACAGTGCCCGAAGCCGGTGACGATCATGGAGAATCGTCGTCACAGCCCATGCTGTCACCTCTCTCACCCACACGAGGGGAAGGTGGCCCGTCGTCGCAGCCCGGTCACCTACCACGGATTGACACTGCTCTCGCTGGACGGATGTCGGCGACGCATTCCCCTACCGAGTGGTCTAGCATCAGCCCATCTCTTTCGCCGAACCGCCCCCGAGCGAATACGACTTCATCCTATGGAGATGGGCCAGACCTGCATGACGAGTTGTCTCTGGCTCCCGAACGATCACGACAAAACAGTGCGATGAGTGCACAAGACGTGATGCAATCGTTGGATGACTCTATTTGGGGTGAAAGTATTCGTCGGAGCTTCACCCAGCGTCGACGACGGGATAGCTGAAAGGGGGTATGAGCCATGTTGTGATGAAGTTTCGAGACTAACGTTGACCATGTATGTATAACGAATGCTTTtttttgtgtgtgtgtgcgtgTGCCTTTTAAGCTTTTTGATGTTGGTTATGTAAGATTTGTACAGATATCATTGTTTGGATCCGCTAGACTTTGGGTAATTGCATAGCGGTGGCGCGAGGGAGAATTGAGTGATTCTAGTTCATTGTTGTGTGAGAGTTGGCATGTGGATAGATCCGAGTAATCGAGGTGGTGGTTATGAATAGAAGTTTTGATttcaagagaagagagaaatgcgacgagggaagaaaagacaaaagacgaagaagccTTGATTACCGGACTGGGACTCAGAAGCAATAGTTTGCCCTTCAGGAGCCCCTTCGCCACGGTAAGGATGAGCGACTATTGGGGTAGGAAGAGATGTTCCCGTCTTTTTGCTCTAAGTAAAGTCAAGTcaagtaaaataaaatacaatacAATATTCCGATCAGAGTAAGAAGTACCTGGAAAGACGGAAATGGCAGTTCACGACGTTTGCAGCGGGAGGAGTGGGAAAAGGTTTCTTTCCCCGGAGAAGCTGCCATTCATTCGATCCAATCCCAACCACGGAACTGATCCATCAACAATCCCATTTTCGCTGCGTTCGTCACCCACGGACATTTTCCTCTGTTTTTAAAAAGGGAACTATTGACGACCTGAGCGCAGGAGGAGGTTGAGTGGATTATTCGTTCACGAGCTCATCCTTGCAGAGCATTTCCGATCGATGAATATCCTGGAGATGGAAATCCTCCGATCCTTATAAAGGATCCTGTTATTCCTGGTCTCTCCTCTCGCACGACtatccctctcttcctctctctccttctttctctctcttgttcTCTGTCTCCATCGGTCGGTCCTTCGCTCCCTCTCGAcctaattaatttaattgattgattctaTGCTTTGATTGATTTCGTTTCATCCATCAATCTCTCACGTTGCTTCGTCCCTGTTCATTTGCTACCGTCCCGTGTGGGTGAGCTGTCGATcgtattagtattatttattattcttcttctatttaGTATCTCACTTGACATCGTGACTGTCCTTCGTTTTTCTCACCCACCTGAGATGACTCGCTGGTGATCCCTTAATCCATTCATTTGGCCATTACTTTGCGATCTACACCTCGATCCGTCAATCATTCAGATTCATTCTACGTGTCACAACGCAGGGCCCATCCGAACCACCAACTAGTGAGGGCcattttctcccttcatTTGAAACCTCATCGACCAAACCTAAACTCAATATCGCCTC carries:
- a CDS encoding calcium channel subunit Cch1 encodes the protein MASNSHDRGTNDDSHPTEHSIPLQDLSGSLSHGTTATVGSSFRPGRSLTRRGSNYERLAVDSPVEGPTATQNARQRRGSDAAPVDNPEAFAQAMSSVGLSFDGPTSPRTSARYSRDETGSDFDIVHLDSFGQQEAAHYLSPNTFTDTTPLTDTRNVQPISGAASSSLSLPLDDRSSARTVHFPTSNAGSHLGDDLEGGFSGRRRGGSSATDRARSLSPSASGSALQRASSMMKSMSQRVVNLSNEPEVVEQSILREESQRSARLDAPPSLPSLPGYAHDAPSTSSLDTQAKWRDHNNPLRGKALGILGPSNPIRVKLCDLLVHSFTEPFILVVIVIQMILLTIETARPEFTRSERWGGNPMDYPYFVIFIIYTLELIAKILVSGLILNPAEYSTIDRSLGFRKAFMEKGKNLITPQRQFSTRRPSTVPEQPQASIIRTFTGGLNQLDRQIADDPVQKRRVRLAHRAFLRHSFNRLDFVAVFAYWIAFFLAIEGVESRQQLYVFRMLSCLRLLRLLALTNGTSVILRSLKKAAPLLAHVAFLIGFFWLLFAIVGIQSFKSSFRRTCQWIGKDGQESFTLNDPNGSLQFCGGYINETTGKEHPWIPVSDNSQSPPSAKGYLCPAGSICIENEMPYKGTMNFDNILNSLELVFVIMSSNTFTDLLYYTTDTDYLAAALFFVCGFIILSLWLVNLLVAVITHTFQVIREESKRSAFAVQKLDNVEKENLDQRKRSTLKRFYDKTEWLWVCVITFDLVVQALRTSTMSPGRENLINNTETIVTLILLAEIIMRFASDWRKFHKKRRNWVDLGLVIITCIIQLPPIRDSGRTYTVLTMFQILRVYRVVLAIPITRDLITVVFRNTVGLLNLIGFLFMITFIASIFATQLFRGSIPEDEDVDINFNNIYNSFLGMYQILSSENWTEILYNLTTYTYPYSTAWISATFLILWFIVANFIVLNMFIAVIQESFDVSEDEKRLQQVRAFLKQKHLNGSSQGNLSLSKILRLGRNSDRYKEPLDYGPAALEMLLKDAVVQEFLDEQHAPAEHQRGESGPAETTTTEETGQPGIFSRMWTAISTSIMRKEPNPFYTNLNKYSRANEELDPREMAKEVVSATEQRKRAQREYLMRHPNYNKSLFIFAPDNPIRRLCQRIVGPGRGHQRIEGVDPYKPVWYAFSAFVYAAIIAMVLIACITTPIYQRENYPTRRLWFVYTDMGFAILFTLEALIKVIADGFFWTPNAYFRGSWGFIDGVVLITLWINVGGAMFEDWAVSRSVGAVKALRALRLLNVSDSAKDTFHSVIIVGGWKVIEAAAVSMSFLIPFAIYGVNLFAGQMITCNDDNVTGSLDECINEYSSSPYNWEVLAPRAASNPFYDFDNFFDSLFILFQIVSQEGWTDVQAKAMSITGVGMQPQSSTAPENGLFFVVFNLLGAVFVLTLFVSVFMRNYTEQTGVAYLTAEQRSWLELRKLLKQVSPSKRSFDKKSHKWKMWCYRIAVKKHGRWARCVSTILVLHILLLVLEYYPEPFIFEFCREVLFLIFNFFYAANLIIRLFGLGWHRFSRSSWDLYSLLVIPGTIVMTILNFLSDRQVIVELSKLFLVAVTLLIIPRNNQLDQLFKTAAASLTAIGNLLATWLVLFLVFAIAMNQTFGLTKFGGEENNNINFRDIPRSLILLFRMSCGEGWNQVMEDFATMVPPICTTNDDFLHDDCGSAAWARTLFIAWNIISMYIFVSLFVSLIFESFSYVYQRSSGLYAISREEIRRFKQAWATYDPDGTGYISKEQFPRLLGELSGVFSMRIYDDEFTIGRILEECRVDRRDSLIAHRRVVDGVDLEKMAKILRRIPVDDVRERRQRLNTFYEEVKVSADPVRGISFHSCLMILAHYNVINDSKSLKLEEFLRRRARLQRVEEAVRRQTVIGFFDTLYWSREFRRQVERSRSARMTAVPNFTVPEIFVDDGSQDDHPHEEVRATVPEAGDDHGESSSQPMLSPLSPTRGEGGPSSQPGHLPRIDTALAGRMSATHSPTEWSSISPSLSPNRPRANTTSSYGDGPDLHDELSLAPERSRQNSAMSAQDVMQSLDDSIWGESIRRSFTQRRRRDS